Proteins found in one Quercus robur chromosome 2, dhQueRobu3.1, whole genome shotgun sequence genomic segment:
- the LOC126715482 gene encoding protein SRG1-like isoform X2, with product MYMAASSRDMAESPPPPNKATKVELLSKSVQELVINGGQPPDNYVYKNSTGGVPDVHTPLNEIPVIDVGNLKSSATTVEEELEKLRSALSSWGCFQAINHGITSSFLDKVHEVTKHFFSLPMDEKRKYSREANNIEGYGNDIIFSDHQILDWTDRLYLMVNPEDQRKFTFWPDNPTDFRDILLKYSMELSLITEVILKAMAKSLNLEDNCFLEQMGERSTMFARFNLYPPCPRPDLVLGLKPHADGSAITFVLQDKEVEGLQFLKDNQWIRVPVIPQALLINIGDQAEIMSNGIFKSPVHRVVTNSERERISVAVFCSPDSDKEIEPIGRLVNDSRPRLYKKVKNYVDTYFQYYQQGKRPIDAVRY from the exons ATGTATATGGCTGCTTCCAGCAGAGATATGGCTGAATCTCCACCCCCTCCTAATAAAGCTACCAAAGTAGAGTTACTGTCAAAGAGTGTCCAAGAACTGGTCATCAATGGTGGACAGCCACCAGATAATTATGTTTATAAAAACAGTACAGGAGGAGTGCCTGATGTTCATACTCCTTTGAATGAAATTCCAGTCATAGACGTTGGTAACCTCAAATCTTCGGCAACCACAGTAGAAGAAGAGCTAGAGAAGCTTCGGTCTGCTCTCAGTTCATGGGGTTGCTTTCAG GCAATAAATCATGGAATAACAAGTTCATTTCTAGACAAAGTCCATGAAGTTACCAAGCATTTCTTTTCACTTCCAATGGACGAGAAGCGTAAATACTCCAGAGAAGCCAACAACATTGAAGGTTATGGAAATGATATTATCTTTTCAGACCATCAAATACTTGATTGGACTGACCGATTGTATCTCATGGTAAACCCAGAAGACCAGCGAAAGTTCACATTTTGGCCTGATAATCCAACAGATTTCAG GGATATTTTACTCAAGTATTCCATGGAGTTGAGCCTCATAACTGAAGTCATCCTCAAAGCCATGGCAAAGTCACTAAATTTGGAGGATAACTGCTTTTTGGAGCAGATGGGAGAACGATCAACAATGTTTGCAAGATTTAACTTATATCCTCCATGTCCAAGGCCTGATCTTGTTCTTGGCCTTAAACCACACGCAGATGGATCAGCAATCACATTTGTTTTGCAAGACAAAGAGGTGGAAGGCCTCCAATTCCTGAAAGACAACCAGTGGATCAGAGTTCCAGTCATTCCTCAGGCTCTTCTTATAAATATAGGTGATCAAGCAGAG ATAATGAGTAATGGAATATTCAAGAGCCCAGTGCACAGAGTGGTGACAAATTCAGAAAGGGAGAGGATTTCTGTGGCAGTGTTCTGTTCTCCAGACTCTGATAAAGAGATTGAACCAATAGGCAGGCTGGTCAATGACTCAAGGCCGAGACTATACAAAAAGGTGAAGAATTATGTTGATACTTATTTCCAGTACTACCAGCAGGGAAAGAGACCAATTGATGCAGTGAGATACTAG